The Cyprinus carpio isolate SPL01 chromosome A19, ASM1834038v1, whole genome shotgun sequence genome has a segment encoding these proteins:
- the si:ch211-57n23.1 gene encoding uncharacterized protein si:ch211-57n23.1 isoform X1: MLLLQDRMRRTCLSCCLFLLFVWYPAGSIMTDLELEDSDRDWGSGLHELLNSFPADSPFVRETPGKPANCTQRFWLPPSSPVCWDDIAGPEEFEKSRLLVLQNRAALQAVSTSSGLEDGGASFDQQARENMQGVRADHLAVAQTADTMQKVFTDLDEKRKEGEKPYTFSSLKEQTENTKDSIAKKEQVAALLEKHLANLERSLNTMQLRLAKLRPL, encoded by the exons ATGCTGTTGCTCCAGGACAGAATGAGAAGGACTTGTTTGTCCTGCTGCCTTTTCCTGTTGTTTGTCTGGTACCCAGCGGGCAGCATTATGACGGATCTTGAGCTGGAGGATTCGGACCGGGACTGGGGTTCTGGATTACACGAACTCCTAAACAGCTTTCCAGCTGATAGTCCATTTGTCAGAGAGACGCCCGGCAAGCCAGCTAACTGCACTCAGCGCTTCTGGCTTCCTCCATCCTCCCCTGTGTGCTGGGATGATATAGCGGGCCCAGAGGAGTTTGAGAAATCTCGCCTCCTCGTGCTGCAGAACAGGGCAGCACTGCAGGCTGTATCCACATCTAGTGGTCTTGAGGACGGGGGTGCGTCCTTCGATCAACAGGCCAGGGAGAACATGCAGGGCGTCCGGGCTGACCATCTCGCTGTGGCCCAGACCGCCGATACAATGCAGAAGGTGTTCACGGATTTGgatgagaagaggaaggaggGGGAAAAGCCTTATACCTTCTCAAG tctgaAGGAGCAAACTGAAAACACGAAAGACTCCATTGCTAAAAAGGAGCAAGTAGCAGCACTTCTAGAGAAACATCTTGCCAATCTGGAGAGGTCTTTGAACACTATGCAACTTCGACTGGCCAAACTCCGACCCCTGTAA
- the si:ch211-57n23.1 gene encoding uncharacterized protein si:ch211-57n23.1 isoform X2 — translation MRRTCLSCCLFLLFVWYPAGSIMTDLELEDSDRDWGSGLHELLNSFPADSPFVRETPGKPANCTQRFWLPPSSPVCWDDIAGPEEFEKSRLLVLQNRAALQAVSTSSGLEDGGASFDQQARENMQGVRADHLAVAQTADTMQKVFTDLDEKRKEGEKPYTFSSLKEQTENTKDSIAKKEQVAALLEKHLANLERSLNTMQLRLAKLRPL, via the exons ATGAGAAGGACTTGTTTGTCCTGCTGCCTTTTCCTGTTGTTTGTCTGGTACCCAGCGGGCAGCATTATGACGGATCTTGAGCTGGAGGATTCGGACCGGGACTGGGGTTCTGGATTACACGAACTCCTAAACAGCTTTCCAGCTGATAGTCCATTTGTCAGAGAGACGCCCGGCAAGCCAGCTAACTGCACTCAGCGCTTCTGGCTTCCTCCATCCTCCCCTGTGTGCTGGGATGATATAGCGGGCCCAGAGGAGTTTGAGAAATCTCGCCTCCTCGTGCTGCAGAACAGGGCAGCACTGCAGGCTGTATCCACATCTAGTGGTCTTGAGGACGGGGGTGCGTCCTTCGATCAACAGGCCAGGGAGAACATGCAGGGCGTCCGGGCTGACCATCTCGCTGTGGCCCAGACCGCCGATACAATGCAGAAGGTGTTCACGGATTTGgatgagaagaggaaggaggGGGAAAAGCCTTATACCTTCTCAAG tctgaAGGAGCAAACTGAAAACACGAAAGACTCCATTGCTAAAAAGGAGCAAGTAGCAGCACTTCTAGAGAAACATCTTGCCAATCTGGAGAGGTCTTTGAACACTATGCAACTTCGACTGGCCAAACTCCGACCCCTGTAA
- the LOC109073072 gene encoding chromatin accessibility complex protein 1-like — protein sequence MSENTMEEKVEQATNSKNVSLPMSRVRLIMKSSPDVSCINQDALFLTTKATELFVQHLALSSYKNGSGKETNTLSYSDLANAAEETETFQFLTDILPKKILARDYLKSLEEMKKDDDSL from the exons ATGTCTGAAAACACCATGGAAGAGAAAGTTGAGCAAGctacaaacagtaaaaatgtatctCTGCCGATGTCGAGGGTGCGATTAATCATGAAGAGTTCTCCCGATGTGTCCTGTATCAACCAGGACGCTCTTTTCTTGACAACAAAAGCAACG GAGCTTTTTGTCCAGCACTTGGCTCTGTCCTCATATAAAAACGGTTCTGGTAAAGAGACGAACACACTGTCGTACAGTGATCTGGCCAACGCCGCAGAGGAAACggaaacatttcagtttttaacCG ATATCCTTCCTAAGAAAATCTTGGCCAGAGACTATCTGAAGTCACTGGAAGAAATGAAAAAAGATGATGACAGCCTGTAG
- the LOC109073074 gene encoding CREB-regulated transcription coactivator 2-like, whose amino-acid sequence MHLSGTGLAEIGHGQGPGAGPAPGSCNPRKFSEKIALHNQRQAEDTAAFREVMMDVTSIRVQAERIRQTRDLVPYYGGSLPNVNQISRCSTETQHPSYLTQQLLEADEEYRDVQPSPLGRLHRRHFDSAPYLSSHLSPPQGPTWRRNWSNCSATEKSQMVCLPLTALNRTNSDSALHTSVRNTQLHGHPKSVQNLNQQSRHRGFAHPAPLIEENIQEEAQSPKLKKFSSMASSGYETPVVHNFPLPDQQVSSLPVPSALSTSGSLPDLSSLHLPSPLPVGQDSEHHSGAEQLSNASTHSGVMADFNLPGLSSSLQASLSNPLLQSSLSNPNIQTCLSSHSLPSSLSSTSLRLSLSNSSLQSSLSNQSLQSSLSSSSLSNQSIQSSASRCSHSSGMDGSRSCSSSSLSGSPRVTGHTHAATSRKRAQLSPLIVPSGGESRWQHPKQFSPTVSPTMSSVSQGALLNKVLKETKPPAYPCTQHLRSAPPLSHQSMRQYFQPEAQHQSIPEMEQWSQDEHQSQHQQTHSQTQQHHVHKHSRPLQHHSQPNSKHHQQLLYHCQTHQPHISLQALTQQQQQQQQQQQQQQLQLYTQFQPHQMPEEQYQCPDQWQMPSQEGQYQNQQLHQPITFPSPGQEKNWKHVTGPHGMQHAQMKRRHCMQTPEEPKPLSKIAIHESQGKGLKVPHYKESEVTVANPGLQDKGFELNKESYVGLNLTPSQAKALSQQLGVLQKEPLGGSRVSDLNCEAAESKEQLLQNQSNSAGETQNVFNINLSDPSSWLDQDLSSLSDSILEFDLETFNLDTNLGWP is encoded by the exons ATGCATTTGTCAGGTACAGGCCTTGCGGAAATAGGGCACGGGCAGGGCCCCGGAGCAGGACCAGCGCCTGGAAGCTGCAATCCGCGAAAATTCAGCGAGAAAATCGCCCTGCACAACCAGCGACAGGCTGAAGACACAGCCGCTTTCCGGGAGGTTATGATGGACGTTACTTCCATCAGG GTTCAGGCTGAGAGAATCCGGCAAACCAGAGACCTGGTCCCGTACTATGGAGGATCGCTGCCAAATGTCAATCAGATTTCAAGATGCTCCACAGAGACCCAG CACCCAAGTTATCTCACCCAGCAGCTCCTAGAGGCAGATGAAGAGTATAGAGACGTCCAGCCCAGTCCCCTTGGCAGACTGCACAGGAGACAT TTTGATAGTGCTCCCTATCTCTCTAGCCACCTCTCTCCTCCACAAGGTCCTACCTGGAGAAG AAACTGGTCCAATTGTTCTGCCACTGAGAAAAGCCAGATGGTCTGTCTTCCTCTGACAGCTCTTAATAG AACCAACTCTGACTCAGCCCTCCATACCAGTGTGCGAAACACCCAGTTGCATGGCCACCCGAAATCCGTCCAAAACCTGAACCAACAATCTAGACACCGTG GGTTTGCACATCCGGCTCCACTAATTGAGGAAAATATTCAAGAGGAGGCACAATCTCCCAAACTAAAGAAG TTCTCCTCAATGGCATCATCAGGATATGAAACACCTGTTGTTCA CAACTTCCCATTGCCTGATCAGCAAGTATCGTCCCTCCCTGTCCCGTCAGCCCTCAGTACGAGTGGCTCTCTTCCAGACCTATCCAGCCTCCACCTGCCTTCTCCTCTTCCTGTAGGCCAGGATTCTGAGCACCACAGTGGTGCGGAACAATTGAGCAACGCATCCACGCACTCTGGCGTTATGGCTGACTTTAACTTACCAG gTCTATCCTCATCTCTTCAGGCATCTTTAAGTAATCCTTTGCTCCAGTCTTCACTCAGCAATCCCAACATCCAGACCTGTCTGAGTAGCCACTCCCTGCCCAGCTCTCTCAGCTCCACTTCTTTGCGCCTGTCACTTAGCAACTCTTCCCTGCAGTCATCGCTCAGCAACCAGTCCCTGCAGTCCTCCCTCAGTAGCTCTTCACTGAGTAACCAGTCCATCCAATCATCTGCCAGCCGCTGCAGCCACAGCAGTGGAATGGACGGATCTCGCTCTTGCTCCTCTTCTTCACTCTCTGGTTCTCCACGTGTGACTGGCCACACCCATGCCGCCACATCACGAAAGAGAGCCCAGCTCAGCCCACTCATTGTGCCCAGTGGAGGAGAGTCCCGCTGGCAGCATCCAAAGCAGTTCTCACCTACAGTGTCTCCAACCATGTCCTCTGTATCCCAG GGTGCTCTCCTCAACAAAGTTTTGAAGGAGACGAAGCCACCAGCGTATCCCTGCACTCAGCACCTCAGATCCGCTCCTCCACTCTCCCATCAGTCAATGCGGCAGTATTTCCAGCCAGAGGCACAGCATCAGTCAATCCCAGAGATGGAACAGTGGAGTCAAGATGAACACCAGTCacaacatcaacaaacacacagtcaGACACAACAACACCATGTTCACAAACACAGTCGGCCCCTGCAGCATCATTCACAACCAAACTCTAAACATCATCAGCAGTTACTGTATCATTGCCAGACTCACCAACCACACATCTCACTGCAAGCGCTTacccaacagcagcagcaacaacaacaacaacaacaacaacaacaactacaactgTACACACAGTTCCAGCCTCATCAGATGCCTGAGGAGCAGTACCAGTGTCCGGACCAGTGGCAGATGCCATCCCAAGAGGGCCAGTACCAAAATCAACAGCTACATCAACCTATAACTTTCCCCTCTCCAGGTCAAGAGAAAAACTGGAAACATGTAACAGGCCCACATGGCATGCAACATGCACAAATGAAACGTAGACACTGTATGCAGACGCCAGAAGAACCAAAACCACTATCTAAGATTGCTATCCACGAGAGTCAAGGAAAGGGACTGAAGGTCCCTCATTATAAGGAAAGCGAAGTAACTGTAGCAAATCCAGGTTTACAGGATAAAGGTTTTGAACTGAACAAG GAATCATATGTTGGCTTAAATCTTACCCCTAGTCAGGCAAAGGCCCTTTCCCAGCAG CTTGGAGTGCTTCAGAAAGAGCCTCTAGGTGGCAGTAGAGTGTCAGATCTTAACTGTGAAGCTGCAGAAAGCAAGGAGCAGCTCCTGCAGAATCAAAGCAACAGTGCTGGAGAGACACAAAATGTGTTCAACATAAACTTATCTG ACCCATCATCCTGGCTGGACCAGGACTTATCAAGTCTGTCGGACTCTATTTTGGAGTTTGATCTAGAAACGTTTAACCTGGACACTAACTTAGGTTGGCCATGA